A single region of the Anopheles funestus chromosome X, idAnoFuneDA-416_04, whole genome shotgun sequence genome encodes:
- the LOC125764062 gene encoding uncharacterized protein K02A2.6-like, whose product MTSPGTSAADEQRRLSQQWPTDIDAATAQHHHLPPAQSINVPAAQNGSFPLSQTAAQTPLLSFINAASSASDGNSMLQVLQQLQQQTAQQQQQMAQQQQSIAQLLKQQPQVHPQPAIISNPESISAGIAKQINEFRFEPEPGITFEAWYSRYEGLLTKDAAQLDEAARVRLLLRKLGPMEHERLINFILPSLPHDFSFDAILDKLKQLFGKSESLLSRRFKCFNVTRPKSEDMLAYASRVNRACIDFELGKLTEDQLKCLVFVCGLREEEDTDIRTRLLARIEDKRDMSLDQLAAECKRLDTIKKQGAMITRPTEQVLAVKSGEQQQSAAMPHQQPFQQRSTFSARGRRIQQNNENVSFAKPKNPCWLCGALHWMRECTFTNHTCTDCGRTGHRDGFCNTANRRRVKRETIYNRVVTVNVCRVKQKRKYVNALINGVTTQLQLDTGSDITIINQNLWERLGKPRLRKPTVRARSAAGSNLQLEGEFEADISIGSTSRQATVRVIRADLLLLGADLVDLFDLGSVPMNTFCNRVSADSVSKSLEGKFPAVFTGVGLCTKACIKLQLKPDARPVFRPKRPVAYAVLESVDKELDRLEKLKIISPVDYSEWAAPIVIVRKSNGNLRICGDYSTGLNAALLPYEYPLPLPDDIFAKLAGCKLFSKIDLSDAFLQVEIDSQYRSLLTINTHRGLYHYNRLPPGIKIAPAAFQQLIDTMLAGLSGSSGYMDDVVVGGKTEEEHDENLERLLRRIQEYGFTVRAEKCAFRTDQIEYLGFIIDRQGLRPNPTKIEVIKNLPTPTNISEVRSFLGAINYYGKFLPRMRDLRYPLDKLLTNSNDFVWSAECETAFKNFKALLCSPLFLTHYDPNAEIIVAADASSVGIGATLSHRFSDGSIKVVQHASRALTKSEQGYSQIDREGLAIVFAVKKFHKMIYGRQFRLQTDHRPLLRIFGSKKGIPVYTANRLQRFALTLQLYDFDIEYVSTEKFGNADILSRLIKGQAKLDEDYVIARINLENDIRALAINALSAYPLSFRDVEHETMNDTTLKKVLRYLREGWPQNSSFSGELARFHARQESLSEIEGCILFGERVVIPRILQQRCLAQLHLGHPGIQRMKALARSHIYWPLIDEDIKEIVLTCQACQAAAKSPVHSTPVSWPDASAPWQRVHIDYAGPINGDYFLLIIDAFSKWPEIVKTSSTTSASTIAVLRSIFARFGLPITIVSDNGTQFTSAEFAEFCSRNGIEHKTIPPFHPQSNGQAERFVDTFKRALKKITFDISSPQHALDIFLQTYRSTPNPQLHHSTPASVMFGRNIRTCLELLHPIKKKEANIQNEQEREFSPGHFVFAKIYSRNTWKWTPGVIIKRRGNVLYDVSTTERGVIKSHINQLRRRMDDNQQHPQRRATTFNTLLDAWSLLEPFEAESSTVEQPPVPSRSSLSSSVPSQPVTSSTTTTTSQPASFTIAESKPCFNTADPNSNPILTKEPTTSASPLLRPMQTQPVLPPRRSSRVRRVPRRLHPYQTS is encoded by the coding sequence ATGACCAGCCCGGGAACATCCGCTGCAGACGAGCAGCGACGTTTATCTCAGCAGTGGCCAACCGATATAGACGCCGCCACTGCACAGCACCACCACCTGCCACCCGCGCAGAGCATCAACGTGCCAGCAGCACAAAATGGAAGCTTTCCGCTATCTCAAACTGCAGCTCAGACGCCATTGCTCTCATTCATCAATGCGGCGTCATCTGCCAGCGACGGAAATTCCATGCTCCAAGTCCTGCAACAACTCCAGCAGCAAAcggcacaacagcagcagcaaatggcTCAGCAACAGCAATCTATAGCCCAGCTGTTGAAACAGCAACCCCAGGTTCATCCGCAACCCGCAATAATCAGCAATCCAGAGTCGATAAGTGCCGGCATAGCGAAACAAATCAACGAGTTTCGATTCGAACCCGAACCTGGTATAACGTTTGAGGCGTGGTACTCGCGTTACGAGGGTTTGCTCACCAAGGATGCCGCTCAACTCGACGAAGCAGCCAGAGTTAGATTGTTACTGCGTAAGTTAGGTCCTATGGAGCACGAAAGattaatcaatttcattttgccTAGCTTGCCACATGATTTTTCGTTCGACGCCATCTTGGATAAACTGAAGCAGCTTTTCGGCAAATCGGAATCACTCCTTAGCAGACGTTTCAAGTGTTTCAACGTTACAAGACCGAAATCGGAAGACATGCTAGCTTATGCATCTCGAGTAAATCGTGCCTGCATTGATTTCGAGCTTGGGAAATTGACGGAGGATCAACTGAAATGTTTAGTTTTCGTTTGTGGActtagagaagaagaagatacagatATCCGCACCCGACTCCTGGCTCGCATCGAAGACAAACGCGACATGTCTCTAGACCAGTTGGCTGCCGAATGTAAGCGTTTGGATACCATCAAAAAACAAGGTGCCATGATCACACGTCCGACTGAACAGGTCCTAGCGGTGAAAAGCGGAGAACAGCAACAGTCTGCAGCGATGCCACATCAGCAGCCATTCCAACAACGCTCCACATTTAGCGCACGCGGAAGACGCATACAGCAAAACAATGAGAACGTGTCGTTcgccaaaccaaaaaatccCTGCTGGCTATGCGGTGCGCTACATTGGATGAGGGAATGCACGTTTACAAACCATACATGCACAGACTGTGGTCGTACCGGACATCGTGATGGATTTTGCAACACGGCTAACCGACGTCGTGTCAAAAGAGAAACTATCTACAATCGAGTTGTAACAGTAAATGTATGCCGGGTTAAACAGAAACGGAAATATGTCAACGCACTTATAAACGGCGTAACTACGCAACTACAACTAGACACTGGGTCCGACATTACCATCATAAACCAGAATCTATGGGAACGTCTGGGGAAACCACGGTTACGAAAACCAACAGTTAGAGCAAGATCAGCAGCAGGTAGCAATCTCCAATTAGAAGGTGAATTCGAAGCAGATATCAGTATCGGGAGTACATCTCGTCAGGCAACAGTTCGGGTCATCAGAGCTGACCTGTTATTGCTGGGAGCCGATCTAGTGGACCTCTTTGACCTTGGGTCAGTACCAATGAACACATTTTGCAATCGCGTCTCTGCAGATTCTGTTTCCAAAAGTCTAGAAGGCAAATTTCCTGCCGTTTTTACTGGAGTTGGATTGTGTACTAAGGCCTGCATTAAACTTCAATTGAAGCCGGATGCTCGGCCGGTTTTCCGTCCAAAAAGACCGGTCGCTTACGCGGTGCTAGAATCTGTCGACAAGGAGCTAGATCgattggaaaaattgaaaataatctcACCGGTGGATTACTCGGAGTGGGCCGCCCCCATCGTTATCGTTCGAAAGAGCAATGGTAATTTACGTATATGCGGAGATTACTCGACAGGGTTAAACGCAGCTCTTCTCCCTTATGAATATCCGCTTCCGTTGCCTGATGACATTTTCGCTAAGTTGGCTGGATGCAAATTGTTTAGCAAGATTGACCTATCCGATGCGTTTTTGCAGGTGGAGATTGATTCTCAATACCGGTCGTTACTCACCATTAACACGCACCGAGGATTGTATCATTATAACCGCCTGCCACCGGGTATTAAAATTGCACCTGCTGCCTTCCAACAACTAATAGATACAATGCTGGCCGGTCTTAGTGGTTCATCTGGCTACATGGACGACGTAGTTGTAGgaggaaaaacagaagaagagcATGATGAAAACCTTGAAAGGCTCCTGCGTCGCATACAGGAGTACGGATTCACCGTCCGCGCTGAAAAGTGCGCCTTTAGGACAGATCAAATTGAATACTTGGGATTCATCATCGATCGTCAAGGTCTCCGTCCTAATCCTACCAAAATAGAAGTCATTAAGAATTtgccaacaccaacaaacatcAGCGAGGTCCGCTCGTTTTTAGGAGCTATTAATTACTATGGTAAATTTCTTCCAAGAATGCGAGACCTTCGGTACCCATTAGATAAACTTCTGACAAATAGCAACGACTTTGTATGGTCAGCCGAGTGTGAGACCGcgttcaaaaatttcaaagcaTTGCTCTGTTCTCCCTTATTTCTCACACATTACGACCCGAATGCAGAAATTATCGTAGCTGCGGATGCATCATCTGTCGGCATAGGCGCCACTTTAAGCCACAGATTCTCAGACGGTTCGATAAAAGTGGTACAGCATGCATCCAGAGCGTTAACAAAGTCTGAACAAGGTTATAGTCAAATTGATCGCGAAGGACTGGCGATCGTGTTTGCAGTGAAGAAGTTTCATAAAATGATCTATGGCCGTCAATTTCGTCTCCAAACTGATCATCGACCTCTACTGAGAATATTTGGCTCAAAAAAGGGAATACCGGTCTATACTGCAAATAGGCTACAGCGATTCGCGCTAACCTTACAATTGTATGATTTTGATATTGAATACGTTTCAACCGAAAAATTCGGGAATGCTGACATACTCTCCCGTCTGATAAAGGGGCAGGCCAAGCTAGATGAGGACTACGTGATTGCCCGTATTAATCTGGAGAATGATATAAGAGCATTGGCCATAAATGCACTGTCTGCATACCCATTAAGTTTTAGAGATGTTGAGCATGAAACAATGAATGATACAACACTAAAAAAGGTACTTAGGTATCTCAGAGAAGGGTGGCCACAGAACAGCTCCTTCAGTGGTGAACTTGCTAGGTTTCACGCCAGACAGGAAAGTTTGTCGGAGATCGAGGGCTGCATCCTGTTTGGAGAGAGAGTGGTGATTCCGAGAATTCTACAGCAACGATGTCTTGCGCAGCTGCACCTCGGGCACCCTGGTATACAGAGAATGAAGGCGTTGGCGCGAAGTCACATCTATTGGCCACTCATCGATGAAGACATCAAAGAAATCGTCCTAACCTGTCAGGCATGTCAAGCAGCAGCGAAATCACCAGTACATTCAACACCAGTATCATGGCCCGATGCCTCAGCACCATGGCAGCGCGTTCACATAGACTATGCCGGGCCCATCAACGGAGATTATTTTCTACTGATTATTGATGCATTTTCTAAGTGGCCGGAGATTGTAAAAACATCGAGTACTACGTCAGCGTCTACTATCGCGGTTCTAAGATCGATATTCGCACGTTTCGGGTTGCCGATTACTATAGTCAGTGACAACGGTACGCAGTTCACAAGCGCGGAGTTTGCAGAGTTTTGTTCGCGAAACGGAATTGAGCACAAGACGATTCCTCCCTTTCACCCTCAGTCAAACGGTCAGGCTGAGCGGTTTGTCGACACTTTCAAAAGGGCCCTCAAAAAGATTACGTTTGATATTTCATCACCGCAGCATGCGTTGGATATATTCCTACAGACATACCGATCAACGCCCAATCCGCAACTACATCACAGTACACCAGCTTCCGTTATGTTTGGTAGAAACATTCGCACATGTCTCGAATTATTACACCCGATTAAGAAGAAAGAGGCCAATATCCAAAACGAGCAAGAGAGGGAGTTTTCGCCAGGACATTTcgtttttgctaaaatataCTCCAGAAACACGTGGAAATGGACACCGGGGGTTATAATAAAACGGCGTGGTAATGTTTTGTACGACGTTAGCACCACTGAACGCGGAGTTATTAAATCACATATTAATCAGCTGCGACGACGGATGGACGATAATCAACAACATCCCCAGCGGAGAGCCACAACGTTTAACACACTTTTGGATGCTTGGAGTTTGTTAGAGCCATTTGAAGCAGAGTCAAGCACTGTAGAGCAGCCTCCGGTACCATCGCGAAGCTCACTTTCCTCATCCGTGCCATCTCAACCCGTGACGTCTTCTACAACGACGACAACTTCACAGCCTGCATCTTTTACGATAGCCGAGTCGAAGCCTTGTTTTAACACAGCTGACCCTAATTCCAACCCCATTTTAACCAAGGAACCAACGACATCGGCATCGCCGCTCCTTCGTCCCATGCAGACCCAACCGGTACTTCCGCCTCGCCGCTCTTCTCGTGTGAGAAGAGTTCCCCGAAGGCTTCATCCGTACCAAACATCTTAA